Within the Stenotrophomonas maltophilia genome, the region GCGTAGACCGCAGCGGTCCAGCCGGCCGGGCCGGAACCGAGGATGACAAGCCGTTGGTGGCGGGAGGGCAGGCTGGTGCTCATGTAAACTCGCGAAAAGGTAAGTGGGACAAGGCGCTGGCGATGTTTGCGCAGCATCCATGGCAGGTCATAGAGTGGCGGCTGGGGCAGGGCGATTCAAGCCGATGAACAGAACGCCGTCGCCCATCGACGGTTTCCGGCCCCGGAGGGCGCCTCGCAGCGTCGCATAACTGAAAACTGACGCCGTCTCATTTATTATCAATCACTAACAGCGCATTCCAAAGGTATGGTCTAAGGTGGCGAAGCAGGTCCCCGAACGCTCCAAGTCCGACGACAGCAAGGCGTCACGTCGCACGGCCGCGGCGGCGGCGACGACCGACAACCCCCGCCGCCAGCGCCTCTGGCGCGACCTGGGCCTGATCGCGATCGCGCCGGCCCTGCTGTACCTGGCGGCAAGTCTGTTCACCTACTCGGCGTCGGACCCCGGCTGGTCGCATACCGGCAGCGTGGTCGCGCCGGTGCACAACATGGGCGGCCGCGCCGGTGCCTGGATCGCCGACGTGCTGCTGCAGTTGTTCGGCTACATCGCGTTCCTGCTGCCGGTGGTGCTCGGCGCACTGGCCTGGATCGCCATGTTCGGCCTCAAGCGGGAAAGCAAGGGCGAGAACGACCTCGATCCGGCCCTGCGCCTGGTCGGTCTGGTCGGCTTCCTGATCGCCGGCACCGGCTTCCTGCATGTGCGCCTGTTCAATGGTGATGTGTCCAGTGCGGGCGGCATCCTTGGCAAGCTGGTGGGCAACTCGCTGACCGTCGGGTTCGGAGCGCTGGGCGCGAACCTGTTCGTGCTGGTGCTGCTGCTGGCCTCGATCACCCTGGCCACCGGCCTGTCGTGGTTCACGGTGATGGAGAAGATCGGCCGTGGGGTGATGTCGCTGGCGCCGCTGCTGGAGCGCAAGAAGGAACAGGCGACCGAGTGGAAGCAGACCCGTGCCCTGCGCGAGGAGCGCCAGGAAGTCCGCAAGGCGGACGCCGAGGTGCGCGCCAAGCGCGAGCCGGTGAAGATTGAACCGCGCCCGGAACCGGTGATCGAGAAGAGCGACCGGGCCAAGCGTGACAACCAGATACCGATGTTCCGCGGCGTCAACGGCGATGGTTCGGACCTGCCGCCGCTGGCCCTGCTGGATGATCCCAAGCCGCAGCCCAAGGGCTACGACGAGGAGACGCTGGAGACCCTGTCGCGGCAGATCGAGTTCAAACTGAAGGATTTCCGCATCGATGCGCAGGTGGTCGGCGCCTATCCGGGCCCGGTCATCACCCGCTTCGAGATCGAGCCGGCGCCGGGCATCAAGGTCAGCCAGATCAGCTCGCTGGACAAGGACATCGCCCGCGGCCTGTCGGTCAAGTCGGTGCGCGTGGTCGATGTGATTCCCGGCAAGTCGGTGATCGGCCTGGAGATTCCCAACGTCACCCGCGAGATGATCTTCCTGTCCGAGCTGCTGCGCTCGAAGGAGTACGACAAGGCCTCCAGCGTGCTGACCCTGGCGCTGGGCAAGGACATCGCCGGCCGCCCCACCGTGGCCGATCTGGCGCGCATGCCACACCTGCTGGTGGCCGGTACCACCGGCTCGGGCAAGTCCGTGGCCGTCAATGCGATGGTACTGAGCCTGCTGTACAAGGGCTCGCCGAAAGATCTGCGGATGCTGATGATCGACCCGAAGATGCTCGAACTGAGCGTCTACCAGGGCATCCCGCATCTGCTCGCGCCTGTGGTCACCGACATGAAGGAGGCCGCCAACGGCCTGCGCTGGTGCGTGGCGGAGATGGAGCGCCGCTACAAGCTGATGAGCGCGGTGGGCGTGCGCAACCTGGCTGGCTTCAACAAGAAGGTGAAGGACGCCGAGGACGCCGGCCAGCCGCTGATGGACCCGTTGTTCAAGCCGAACCCGGAGCTGGGCGAGGCGCCGCGCCCGCTGGAGACGCTGCCGTTCATCGTCATCTTCATCGACGAATTCGCCGACATGATGATGATCGTCGGCAAGAAGGTCGAAGAACTGATCGCACGTCTGGCACAGAAGGCACGTGCAGCCGGCATCCACCTGATCCTGGCCACCCAGCGTCCGTCGGTGGATGTGATCACCGGCTTGATCAAGGCCAACATTCCCACCCGCATCGCGTTCCAGGTGAGCTCGAAGATCGACTCGCGCACCATTCTCGACCAGTCCGGCGCGGAGACGCTGCTGGGTCACGGCGACATGCTGTACCTGCCTCCGGGCACCGCCATGCCCGAGCGTGTGCACGGCGCGTTCGTCTCCGACGATGAAGTGCATCGCGTGGTCGAGCATCTCAAGGCGATGGGTCCGGCCGATTACATCGAGGGCGTGCTGGACGAGGTTCAGACCCTGGGGGACGGCGTGGTGGTGGGTGCCACCGGCCTGCCGGAAACCAGTGCCGGCGGCGACGAGTCGGATCCGCTGTATGACGAGGCACTGAGGGTGGTCACGGAGACCCGCCGCGCGTCGATTTCCGGCGTGCAGCGCCGGCTGAAGATTGGCTACAACCGTGCGGCGCGACTGATCGAGGCCATGGAAGCGGCCGGCGTTGTCAGTGCGCCCGAGCACAATGGCGACCGGACGGTGCTGGCACCGCCGCCGCCGAAGTAAGGCCCGACGTACCCCCACGACGTCCAAGGATCCGACGAATGCTTCATCCCGTACCACGCGCGCTGGCGCTGGCGCTGGCTGGCCTGATGGCCGCCAGCCCGGCCCTGGCGGAGACCGCCACCCCCGCGCCCGCTACGGCGCCGCCTTCCACCAGCGGCGATACCGAAGCCAGCAACAACTTCAGCATCGTCCGCTATCGCGCCGACTACCAGGTGCGGCCCGACGCAGGCAATGTGCAGACCGAGACCTACGAGGTCCTGCTCAAGACCAAGGCCTCGGTCGAGCAGTTCAGCCAGGTGCGGCTGAGCTACAGCGAGAAGATGGAGACGCTGGAGGTGCTCGACGCCTACACCATCACCGCCGATGGCCAGCGCCGTGACGTTCCGGCAGATCGCATCTACACCCAGGAAAGCTATTCCAGCGCCTCGGCAGCGATGTACGCCGACCGCAAGGTGCGGGTGATCGTGTTCCCGAACCTGGCGCCGGGCACGCGCCTGTATTACCAGGTGCGCCGCACCCAGGCCACGCCGTACTTCCCGGGCTACTTCGGCCTGTGGGAGACCTTCAATGTGTTCACCGAATACGAGGATGCCGAGGTGACGCTGAGCGCACCGGCCAACCTGCCGATGTTCGTGGACAGCCGCGGCGTGCAGGGCAGCGATCGCCCGGTGCTGAGGAACGGCCAGGCGCAGTGGCGCTGGCGCTACCAGCGCCGCGAGGCGATGCAGGCGCAGAACTGGTCGGCCGCCGGCTGGGAGTTCGGCCCGAACATCATGGCCAGCACCTATCGTGACTGGGCGCAGATGGGCCGGGCGTACCAGCTCAAGGCCGGTCCCGCCGCGCAGGTCACGGCGGAGATCCAGGCGCTGGCCGACCAGGTCACCGCAGGCATCGGCGACCGTCGCTCGCAGGCCGATGCGCTGTACCGCTGGGTCGCTCAGAACATCCGCTACGTCGCGGTGTACCTGGGCAATGGCGGGCTGGAGCCCAACAGCGCGCAGAGCATCCTCGACAACCACTATGGGGACTGCAAGGACCATGTGACCCTGCTGGAAGCCCTGCTGGCCGCCAAGGGAATTGCCAGTTCGCCGGTGCTGATCGGCGCCGGTGGCGGGCCGACGCTGCCGAAGATTCCGGTGCTGGGGCGCTTCAACCACGCCATCACCTACATTCCCGAGTTCGATCTGTACCTGGATTCGACCACCGCCTGGGCGCGCTTCGGCCAGTTGCCCGAGGGCGACCTGGGCGCGCCGGTGATGCGCACGGCCGACGCGAGCCTGGCACGCACGCCGGCCAATGGTCCGCAGCGCAACGCAACCTCGATGGAGGTGCGCTTCACGTTCGATGCCAACGGCAATCTGCGTGGCGAGACGATTCCGCAGCTGGGCGAGAATGCGGAGATCGGCATGCGCGCACAGTTCGCCCAGCTCAACGCGCAGAATCGGGCGCGCGCCGAGGAGTCGATCATGGCGGCGTCCGGTTTTGATGGCCGCGGCCAGCTGCAGCTGCAGGGCGTCCCGGTCGATCTGACCCGGCCGTTCGGCTACCGCATGGCCTTCCAGGCGGAAGACTACGTGGACTTCAGCGTGGCCGGGGGCATGGCGGTGCCGGATCCGCCAGGCGGCGAGTCGGTGCGCGGGCTGTACGCTACCGCGTCTGCACCGGCCAACGAGACGCCGTTCTACTGCAACGCGAGCCTGCGTGAAGAAACCTATCGCCTGCAGTTCCCGGCCAACGCGCCGATCATCGCCGTTCCGGCCAGCCAGCGTTTTGCCAATGCCGCGGGCGAGTACCGGGTGGACTGGAGCCGGCAGGGCCAGGAGGTGATCGTCCACCATCGCCTGCAGCAGAATGCCGTGCGTGGACCGGAGGCACTGTGCCAGCCCCAGGACTACACCGCGTTCCGCGCGCTGTATCGCGAAGTGCGCCGCGGCTTCCGCGGACAGGTTCTGTATGGAAGGCTGCCTGCACCTGCCAACTGAATCGCCGGTGGACGTGTGGGGCGGCATAATGTCGCCCTGATCGCCCATTCATCTTTGCCCGGGCACACTGGCATCCACCTTTCCTTGCGCCCGCGCCCACAGGATTCCCGCATGAACGTCCGCCTCCGCCGTATTCTTGCCGCCAGCACTCTCGCCATGGCCTGCGCCGCCGCGGGCAGCGCGTGGGCGGGTGCCCGCGATGACCTGAAGAACTTCACCAGCGGCCTGAAGGGCCTGGATGGCCAGTTCAGCCAGCAGGTGTTCGACAGCCGCGGCAAGGTCAAGGAGTCGACCAGTGGCCGCGTGGCACTCTCTGCCCCGCGCCTGTTCCGCTGGGAGTACGTGCGGCCGCACGAACAGCTGATCGTGGCCGACGGCAAGAAGGTCTGGATGTACGAGCCGGACCTGGAGCAGGCCACCGTGCGCGAGCAGGGCAAGGAAGAGCAGAACAGCCCATTGACCGCGCTGATCAACCCGGCGCTGCTGGAGCAGCAGTACGACCTCAGCGAGGAGGCGGCACAACGGGATGGCCTGCAGTGGCTGTCGCTGTCGCCGAAGCGCGATACCGAGGCCAGCTTCCAGTACGCCGCACTAGGCTTCAACGCCCAGGGGCTGGCGAGGATGGAGATCACCGACGCGGTCGGCCAGCGCACCGTGATCAATTTCAGCGGCTGGAAGCGCAACCCGACCTTCGCGGCCTCGACCTTCCGCTTCAGCCCGCCGGCCGGCACCGACGTCATCGGCAACTGATGGGTGACGCCGGGCATGGCCCGGCGCTACCGATGTGCGCATTTCGCCGATCCGCCGGGCATGGCCCGGCGCGACCGACGGGGGGCGCGGTACAATAAGCGGGTGCCAAGACAACGCTCCACTTCCTTCCCCGGCCCCGATCTGCTGAGTGTCGATCGGGATCATCTGCGCCCGCTCGCCGAGCGCATGCGTCCGCAGACGCTCGATGAAATGGTCGGGCAGAAGCGCCTGCTCGCTCCGGACAGCGCACTGCGCCGGGCGGTCGAGTCCGGTCGGGTGCATTCGATGATCCTGTGGGGCCCGCCGGGCTGTGGCAAGACCACGTTGTCGCTGCTGCTGGCCGAGTATTCCGATGCCGAGTTCCGCGCCATCTCCGCCGTGCTGTCCGGCCTGCCGGAGGTGCGCCAGGTCCTGGCAGAAGCGGCGCAGCGTTTCGCCGAAGGCCGGCGTACCGTGCTGTTCGTCGATGAGGTGCATCGCTTCAACAAGGCGCAGCAGGACGCGTTCCTGCCGCATATCGAGCGCGGCACCATCCTGTTCGTGGGTGCCACGACCGAGAACCCGTCCTTCGAGTTGAACTCGGCGTTGCTGTCACGCTGCCGTGTGCACGTGCTGGAGGCGGTCTCGCCCACCGACATCGTCGAGGCACTGCAGCGGGCGCTGGGCGATCGCGAGCGCGGCCTGGGCCAGGAGTCCATCGAGGTTGCGCCCGAGCTGCTGCTGGAGATCGCCACCGCTGCCGATGGCGACGTGCGCCGCGCATTGACCCTGCTGGAAATCGCTGCCGAACTGGCGGGGGGCGAGGGCGGGCACATCACCCCGCAGACGCTCACCCAGGTGCTGGCCGACCGTACCCGCCGTTTCGACAAGGGTGGCGAGCAGTTCTACGACCAGATCTCGGCGTTGCACAAGTCGGTGCGCAGTTCCAATCCCGATGCGGCGCTGTACTGGCTGACCCGCATGCTCGACGGCGGCTGTGATCCGTCGTACCTGGCGCGCCGGCTGACCCGCATGGCGATCGAGGACATCGGCCTGGCCGATCCGCGAGCACAGAGCATGGCGCTGGAAGCGTGGGACATCTACGAACGGCTGGGCAGCCCCGAAGGCGAGCTCGCGTTCGCCCAGCTGGTGCTGTACCTGGCCAGCACCGCCAAGTCGAATGCAGGCTACGCGGCGTTCAACCAGGCCAAGGCCGACGTGCGCCAGAGCGGTACCGAAGAGGTGCCGCTGCACCTGCGCAACGCGCCGACCAAGCTGATGAAGGAACTGGGCTACGGTGCCGAGTACCAGTATGACCACGATGCGGAAGGCGGGATCGCCCTGGATCAGACCGGCTTCCCCGATGCGATGGGCGAGCGCGTGTACTACAACCCGGTGCCGCGCGGACTGGAGATCAAGCTGAAGGAAAAGCTCGACCGGTTGCGCGCCGAGCGCGAGGCGGCGCGGGCGGCGAAGCGGCGTTGATCGCCGTTATGCAACCAATCCGATTGTCGGGTCCACGCTGATTCGAGAGAATCCCCGGTTCACTTCTCAAGGATGACGTTCATGCAGGACATGACTCTGGCGTTGAAGCGCTACGCCCAGTTCGAGGGTCGGGCCAATCGCCGCGAATACTGGATGTTCCAGCTGTTCCTGTTTCTGGTGGCCACGGCGGTGTCGCTGCTGGCCGGCGTGCTGGCGATCCTCATGCGCTCCAGTCCGGATGCACTGAGCGCCATCCTGATCGGCACGATGGTGCTGCTGGGCCTGATGTGGCTGGCGACGATCGTGCCGCTGATCGCCGTCACCGTGCGCCGTCTGCATGACTGCAACCAGTCCGGCTGGCTCTATCTTCTGGCATTGGTGCCGATGGGCGGCCTGGTGATCCTGGTGTTCGCTCTGCTGCCCGGCACGCCGCAGGAAAACCCGTACGGCCCCGTGCCTGCGGGCCCTTGACGCGGCACCCGCCGGGCAGCGCCCGGTCCTGGATCGGCCTTCCCGCCTTGGCGGGAACAATGATGATGCGTCCCATGACGCCGCGGTATCGCGCGCGTGATACACAGTGTGACGTTTGATCGTTGTGATAATCATTCGCGTTTAAGGTAGACTGCGGTCCCTTGTGAAACAGCGGCCCAGGCCGCTGACGTCGCCCGCCGATGAAGCATTTCGTCCTGCCTCCGCACCGTGGTCCGCTGGCCCGCGGCCTTGCCGTCCTGATGATGGGTCTGCTCCTGGCTACCCCGTATGCGTACGCGCAGCAGCGCAATCCGCTGCAGAAGATCGGCCACACCGTGCTGGATGAGCCGGCCGCCAGCTATCGCTTCGAGCATTTCGTGATCGACAGTGCCGACACGCAGCGCCGCTGGCGGGTGAATCTGGCGATTCCGGTCCGCGCCTCCAGTGCACCTTCGCCGGTGCTGTACGCGCTGGACGGCAATGCGGTGGCGATGGTGCTCGACCAGCCGCTGCTGGCTGAACTTGCAGCACTCAAGGCGCCTCCGGTGCTGGTGCTGATCGGCTACGACAATGATCTGCGCATCGACTCGAAGGCGCGGACCCGTGACTACACGGCATGGATCGACCGCGCCGACGATGAGAGCGGCGCAACCCAGGCGGTCGGCGGGGGCGCTGCGGCGTTCCTTGATGTGATCGAACGCCGCATCAAGCCCGAGGTGGAGCGTCGCGCCCGCGTCGACACCGGGCAGCAGGCGCTGTGGGGGCACTCGCTCGGTGGCCTGTTCGTGCTCAACGCGCTGTACACCCGGCCGGCCGCGTTCCAGGCCTATCTCGCCGCCAGTCCGTCACTGTGGTGGGCGCAGGGCGCGGCGCTGGGCGATCCCGAACAGCAGTTCGTGCAGAACGTGCACGGGCAGCCGGCCAGGGTCTGGTTGATGCTGGGAGGCGCCGAGCGCGTCGGCGACCGCGGCAAGCGTGACCTGAACAACCCGCGGGTGGTCGCGCACCTGCGCCGCATCGGCGGCGCCACGCCTGACGCGGCGATGCAGTTGTCCGAGCGGCTGCGCCGGGTGCCGGGGCTGAGCGTGCAGTACCGCGAGTTTCCTGGCCTGGGCCATGGCCCGATGCTGCCGGCGTCCTTCCACGCGGCGCTGCATGAGCTGTACGGGGTGACCGATCGCAGTGCAGGCGATGGCGCCAGTGCAACGGATGGGCCGTCCAGCGAATGAATCCCTTCGCGCGGCGTGCCGTGCGACCCCACTACCCAGGCGAGGCTGCCCGCGTGCAGCGGCCCAGGCAACCGATGAATCCCGCGCCACGTGGCGCGGCCTACGTGTGCAAGGAGCCTGTCATGTCGTTCCGTTCCTCCCTTCGTCCTTCGCTTCGCTTCACCACTCTGGCCACCGGCCTGCTGCTGGCCGTCGCGGCCACCGCGCAGCCGGTATTCGATCAACCGGCCAACGCCACGTTCAAGGGCCAGGTGGTCTCGCGCGGCGACAATGTGGTGCCGGGCAGCACCGCCGATGTGGTCGGTCGCGGCTTCGTGCCGGGCCAGAAGGTCAGCCTGCTGCGCGGCGACAGCGTGTTGAACGCCCAGCCGGTGGTGGTTGATGCCGATGGCAACTTCAAGACCCAGCTGGCCATTCCCGCCGATGCCGTGCCGGGCACCCATCCGGTCGTGGTGCGGGCGAGCCAGCCGGCCGCCGCGACGGTGCTGAAGCTGCGCGTCTCGCCGCAGCTGCCGCTGTCGGGCCAGGCGCAGTTCACCACCCAGTCCAACAAGCTGGTGCCGGGCCTGTACCAGTCCGCCTACAGCGCCGCCAGCAATGCGCTGTTCGTGACCTCCGCGGTCGGCCGGCCGCCGGTGACCCAGTCGCAGCTGCTGAAGATCGACCCGGCGTCGCTGAAGGTCAGCAAGGCGATCACGCCGGCGCAGGTGCCGGGCAGTACCAACGGCGCGGTCTATGCGGTGTACGGCGTGGGCGTGGATGATGCCAACGGCAACGTGTGGGTGACCAATACCCGTCAGAACAGCGTGGCCGTCTATCGCCAGAAGGATCTGTCGCTGGTGCACCAGTTCCCGGTCGATGCGGTGCCGCATGCGCGCGACGTGGTGATCGA harbors:
- a CDS encoding DNA translocase FtsK, with the protein product MAKQVPERSKSDDSKASRRTAAAAATTDNPRRQRLWRDLGLIAIAPALLYLAASLFTYSASDPGWSHTGSVVAPVHNMGGRAGAWIADVLLQLFGYIAFLLPVVLGALAWIAMFGLKRESKGENDLDPALRLVGLVGFLIAGTGFLHVRLFNGDVSSAGGILGKLVGNSLTVGFGALGANLFVLVLLLASITLATGLSWFTVMEKIGRGVMSLAPLLERKKEQATEWKQTRALREERQEVRKADAEVRAKREPVKIEPRPEPVIEKSDRAKRDNQIPMFRGVNGDGSDLPPLALLDDPKPQPKGYDEETLETLSRQIEFKLKDFRIDAQVVGAYPGPVITRFEIEPAPGIKVSQISSLDKDIARGLSVKSVRVVDVIPGKSVIGLEIPNVTREMIFLSELLRSKEYDKASSVLTLALGKDIAGRPTVADLARMPHLLVAGTTGSGKSVAVNAMVLSLLYKGSPKDLRMLMIDPKMLELSVYQGIPHLLAPVVTDMKEAANGLRWCVAEMERRYKLMSAVGVRNLAGFNKKVKDAEDAGQPLMDPLFKPNPELGEAPRPLETLPFIVIFIDEFADMMMIVGKKVEELIARLAQKARAAGIHLILATQRPSVDVITGLIKANIPTRIAFQVSSKIDSRTILDQSGAETLLGHGDMLYLPPGTAMPERVHGAFVSDDEVHRVVEHLKAMGPADYIEGVLDEVQTLGDGVVVGATGLPETSAGGDESDPLYDEALRVVTETRRASISGVQRRLKIGYNRAARLIEAMEAAGVVSAPEHNGDRTVLAPPPPK
- a CDS encoding DUF3857 domain-containing protein, with the translated sequence MLHPVPRALALALAGLMAASPALAETATPAPATAPPSTSGDTEASNNFSIVRYRADYQVRPDAGNVQTETYEVLLKTKASVEQFSQVRLSYSEKMETLEVLDAYTITADGQRRDVPADRIYTQESYSSASAAMYADRKVRVIVFPNLAPGTRLYYQVRRTQATPYFPGYFGLWETFNVFTEYEDAEVTLSAPANLPMFVDSRGVQGSDRPVLRNGQAQWRWRYQRREAMQAQNWSAAGWEFGPNIMASTYRDWAQMGRAYQLKAGPAAQVTAEIQALADQVTAGIGDRRSQADALYRWVAQNIRYVAVYLGNGGLEPNSAQSILDNHYGDCKDHVTLLEALLAAKGIASSPVLIGAGGGPTLPKIPVLGRFNHAITYIPEFDLYLDSTTAWARFGQLPEGDLGAPVMRTADASLARTPANGPQRNATSMEVRFTFDANGNLRGETIPQLGENAEIGMRAQFAQLNAQNRARAEESIMAASGFDGRGQLQLQGVPVDLTRPFGYRMAFQAEDYVDFSVAGGMAVPDPPGGESVRGLYATASAPANETPFYCNASLREETYRLQFPANAPIIAVPASQRFANAAGEYRVDWSRQGQEVIVHHRLQQNAVRGPEALCQPQDYTAFRALYREVRRGFRGQVLYGRLPAPAN
- a CDS encoding alpha/beta hydrolase, which encodes MKHFVLPPHRGPLARGLAVLMMGLLLATPYAYAQQRNPLQKIGHTVLDEPAASYRFEHFVIDSADTQRRWRVNLAIPVRASSAPSPVLYALDGNAVAMVLDQPLLAELAALKAPPVLVLIGYDNDLRIDSKARTRDYTAWIDRADDESGATQAVGGGAAAFLDVIERRIKPEVERRARVDTGQQALWGHSLGGLFVLNALYTRPAAFQAYLAASPSLWWAQGAALGDPEQQFVQNVHGQPARVWLMLGGAERVGDRGKRDLNNPRVVAHLRRIGGATPDAAMQLSERLRRVPGLSVQYREFPGLGHGPMLPASFHAALHELYGVTDRSAGDGASATDGPSSE
- the lolA gene encoding outer membrane lipoprotein chaperone LolA, producing MNVRLRRILAASTLAMACAAAGSAWAGARDDLKNFTSGLKGLDGQFSQQVFDSRGKVKESTSGRVALSAPRLFRWEYVRPHEQLIVADGKKVWMYEPDLEQATVREQGKEEQNSPLTALINPALLEQQYDLSEEAAQRDGLQWLSLSPKRDTEASFQYAALGFNAQGLARMEITDAVGQRTVINFSGWKRNPTFAASTFRFSPPAGTDVIGN
- a CDS encoding YncE family protein, giving the protein MSFRSSLRPSLRFTTLATGLLLAVAATAQPVFDQPANATFKGQVVSRGDNVVPGSTADVVGRGFVPGQKVSLLRGDSVLNAQPVVVDADGNFKTQLAIPADAVPGTHPVVVRASQPAAATVLKLRVSPQLPLSGQAQFTTQSNKLVPGLYQSAYSAASNALFVTSAVGRPPVTQSQLLKIDPASLKVSKAITPAQVPGSTNGAVYAVYGVGVDDANGNVWVTNTRQNSVAVYRQKDLSLVHQFPVDAVPHARDVVIDGTRGKVFASATGEDHLSVFDAKTFKELPAVTLESGVDDGKFTPMSLVLDEKGGKLFTVSIGTPEAAVIDVASGEVEKVIDLGNSISASGVAFDAARNRLYVASQGTDNLLIVDVAAGKVLHDVPVGAGALNVAFDDASGLAYVSNRGAGTVTVVDREGKVVANLDGGTLPNHVRADGKGNVFAVNKSRGAEDPKGDRITRITPKQ
- a CDS encoding replication-associated recombination protein A; amino-acid sequence: MRPQTLDEMVGQKRLLAPDSALRRAVESGRVHSMILWGPPGCGKTTLSLLLAEYSDAEFRAISAVLSGLPEVRQVLAEAAQRFAEGRRTVLFVDEVHRFNKAQQDAFLPHIERGTILFVGATTENPSFELNSALLSRCRVHVLEAVSPTDIVEALQRALGDRERGLGQESIEVAPELLLEIATAADGDVRRALTLLEIAAELAGGEGGHITPQTLTQVLADRTRRFDKGGEQFYDQISALHKSVRSSNPDAALYWLTRMLDGGCDPSYLARRLTRMAIEDIGLADPRAQSMALEAWDIYERLGSPEGELAFAQLVLYLASTAKSNAGYAAFNQAKADVRQSGTEEVPLHLRNAPTKLMKELGYGAEYQYDHDAEGGIALDQTGFPDAMGERVYYNPVPRGLEIKLKEKLDRLRAEREAARAAKRR
- a CDS encoding DUF805 domain-containing protein, which gives rise to MQDMTLALKRYAQFEGRANRREYWMFQLFLFLVATAVSLLAGVLAILMRSSPDALSAILIGTMVLLGLMWLATIVPLIAVTVRRLHDCNQSGWLYLLALVPMGGLVILVFALLPGTPQENPYGPVPAGP